A window of the Prosthecobacter debontii genome harbors these coding sequences:
- the aroC gene encoding chorismate synthase, which translates to MSSSLGTLFRISTWGESHGPGVGVVIDGCPPKVALSVEDIQYELDRRRPGQSKIVTPRKEDDKAEILSGVLDGQTLGTPIGILVRNTDQRPSAYTEMQQAYRPSHADYTYDAKYGIRAVSGGGRSSARETIGRVAAGAIARKVLQQSLPGYECLAYVKTIQHLEAKVPTTLTAELIESNIVRTCDPEAAEKMIELIETVRSQGNSVGGVVECVVRGVPAGLGEPVFDKLEADLAKAMMSLPATKGFEIGSGFGGTLLTGLEHNDEFYMDHGQVRTRTNRSGGIQGGISNGEEIVFRVAFKPTATVLREQKTVTNTGEETTLAARGRHDACVLPRAVPMVEAMVHLVLVDHWLRQRAQVEA; encoded by the coding sequence ATGTCCAGCAGCCTCGGCACTCTCTTCCGCATCAGCACTTGGGGTGAATCCCATGGACCTGGGGTTGGTGTGGTCATTGATGGCTGTCCCCCCAAGGTGGCACTGAGTGTGGAGGACATTCAATATGAGCTGGATCGCCGTCGTCCTGGGCAGAGCAAGATCGTTACGCCGCGCAAAGAAGATGATAAGGCAGAGATCCTCTCGGGGGTGCTGGATGGCCAGACTTTAGGCACGCCCATTGGCATCCTGGTGCGCAATACGGACCAGCGTCCCTCTGCCTACACGGAGATGCAGCAGGCCTATCGTCCTAGCCATGCGGACTACACCTATGATGCGAAATATGGCATTCGCGCTGTCTCAGGCGGAGGACGATCCAGTGCCCGCGAAACGATTGGGCGTGTGGCAGCCGGGGCGATTGCTCGAAAGGTTCTGCAGCAATCTCTGCCGGGTTATGAATGCCTCGCTTATGTGAAGACGATTCAGCATCTTGAGGCCAAGGTGCCGACGACTCTGACGGCGGAGCTGATCGAATCCAACATCGTGCGCACCTGCGACCCCGAGGCTGCGGAGAAGATGATTGAGCTCATCGAAACCGTGCGCAGCCAGGGCAACAGCGTTGGCGGTGTGGTGGAGTGCGTGGTGCGCGGTGTGCCCGCTGGCCTGGGCGAACCGGTCTTCGACAAGCTGGAAGCGGATCTCGCCAAAGCGATGATGAGTCTGCCTGCGACGAAGGGTTTTGAGATTGGTAGCGGTTTCGGCGGCACTTTGCTGACGGGTCTGGAGCACAATGACGAGTTCTACATGGATCACGGCCAAGTCCGCACGCGCACGAATCGCAGCGGTGGTATCCAGGGTGGCATCAGCAATGGTGAGGAGATCGTCTTCCGCGTCGCTTTCAAACCGACGGCCACAGTGCTGCGTGAGCAGAAGACGGTGACCAATACAGGAGAGGAAACGACGCTGGCAGCGCGTGGCCGCCACGACGCCTGTGTGCTGCCTCGTGCCGTGCCGATGGTGGAAGCCATGGTTCACCTCGTGCTGGTGGATCACTGGCTGCGTCAGCGGGCACAGGTAGAAGCCTGA
- the msrA gene encoding peptide-methionine (S)-S-oxide reductase MsrA, with protein MSTALSPALAADPAPAGKTEIAVLAGGCFWCTEAQYEMLKGVKKVVSGYCNGATENPTYKEVCSGETGHAEAVQIEFDPAVISYKEIVDFFWITHDPTTLNRQGNDIGTQYRSGIYYTSEEQKKIAEESMKEAQKETDGPIVTEIQALKKFYPAEDYHQDYFANNPNQGYCRVVVSPKVAKFRAKLAKEGKFKEVE; from the coding sequence ATGTCCACTGCCCTTTCACCAGCCCTCGCCGCGGATCCAGCCCCTGCCGGCAAAACTGAAATCGCTGTTCTCGCAGGGGGCTGCTTCTGGTGCACCGAAGCACAGTATGAAATGCTCAAGGGGGTGAAAAAGGTCGTCAGTGGCTACTGCAACGGCGCCACCGAAAATCCGACCTATAAGGAAGTGTGCTCAGGCGAGACCGGCCATGCCGAAGCGGTGCAGATCGAGTTCGATCCAGCCGTGATCAGCTACAAAGAAATCGTGGACTTCTTCTGGATCACGCATGATCCCACGACGCTCAATCGCCAGGGCAACGACATCGGCACGCAGTATCGTTCCGGCATTTACTACACCAGCGAAGAACAGAAAAAGATCGCGGAAGAGTCCATGAAGGAGGCGCAGAAAGAAACCGATGGCCCCATCGTGACCGAGATCCAAGCCTTGAAAAAGTTCTACCCCGCTGAGGACTACCACCAGGACTACTTCGCCAACAATCCCAACCAAGGCTACTGCCGCGTCGTCGTCAGTCCCAAAGTGGCGAAGTTCCGCGCCAAGCTGGCCAAAGAAGGCAAATTCAAAGAAGTGGAGTGA
- a CDS encoding glycerophosphodiester phosphodiesterase — protein sequence MLRSSFATLSLVLLASLGSVLAADYHGVKVIAHRGAGYEFDENTVEGCRYSYEHGILGYEVDVRLTKDGHLVLMHDADVSRTTNGAGKVEQMTLAEIQKLKTQNHQVPVPTVEDLFRYFHDKPDVYLMLEMKTTDKAAYPDEAVEPYCQKLYEAASHMLPPGTFCFISFDHRALAAIHRIAPEAFTGYLSSKAPTEEMIAEAKQLGCGRMSVPIQTTTRQMARKIKDAGLQLSLWPIREKEDADLAVLWGASIICSDTPSSLLAKPSPTP from the coding sequence ATGCTTCGCTCCAGCTTCGCCACCCTTTCCCTAGTTCTCCTGGCCAGTTTAGGCTCTGTGCTCGCCGCCGATTATCATGGCGTGAAGGTGATCGCTCACCGAGGCGCGGGCTATGAATTTGACGAAAACACCGTCGAAGGCTGCCGCTATAGCTATGAACACGGTATCCTGGGTTATGAAGTGGACGTGCGGCTGACGAAGGACGGTCATCTCGTTCTCATGCATGATGCCGACGTCTCTCGCACCACGAATGGCGCTGGGAAGGTCGAGCAAATGACCCTGGCGGAGATCCAGAAGCTGAAGACTCAAAATCATCAGGTGCCGGTGCCTACAGTGGAGGATCTCTTCCGCTATTTTCACGATAAACCCGACGTCTATCTGATGCTGGAAATGAAAACGACGGACAAGGCCGCCTATCCAGACGAAGCCGTCGAGCCCTACTGCCAGAAGCTCTACGAAGCCGCCAGCCACATGCTGCCCCCGGGCACCTTCTGCTTCATCTCGTTCGATCACCGCGCACTCGCCGCTATCCACCGCATCGCCCCCGAGGCTTTCACCGGGTATCTCAGTAGCAAGGCCCCGACCGAAGAGATGATCGCCGAGGCCAAACAGCTCGGCTGCGGCCGCATGTCCGTGCCGATTCAGACCACGACGCGTCAAATGGCGCGCAAGATCAAAGATGCCGGTCTGCAACTCTCCCTCTGGCCCATCCGTGAGAAGGAGGATGCCGATCTCGCGGTGCTCTGGGGTGCCAGCATCATCTGCTCAGATACACCGAGCAGCCTTTTGGCGAAACCAAGTCCCACACCCTGA